One segment of Phoenix dactylifera cultivar Barhee BC4 unplaced genomic scaffold, palm_55x_up_171113_PBpolish2nd_filt_p 000513F, whole genome shotgun sequence DNA contains the following:
- the LOC103715367 gene encoding elongation factor 1-delta-like isoform X1 — protein sequence MNQQTLEISICLEAMAVTFYNLNSDSGLKKLNDYLLTRSYITGYQASKDDLAVHAALSTAPSSEYVNVARWYNHIDALLKMCGVTAEGAGVKIESSASVSEGAPSSPPVADKKAPAAADDDDDMDLFGEETEEEKKAAEERAAATKASGKKKESGKSSVLLDVKPWDDETDMQKLEEAVRSVQMEGLLWGASKLAPVGYGIKKLQIMMTIVDDLVSVDDLIEEHLLAEPANEYIQSCDIVAFNKI from the exons ATGAATCAACAGACCTTA GAGATCAGTATTTGTTTAGAAGCAATGGCTGTAACTTTCTACAATCTCAACTCAGACTCTGGCCTCAAAAAGCTTAATGATTACCTTCTTACTCGTAGTTATATAACGGG TTACCAAGCTTCCAAGGATGACCTTGCTGTGCATGCTGCACTTTCCACAGCCCCATCATCGGAGTATGTTAATGTTGCTAGGTGGTATAACCACATCGATGCTCTTTTAAAGATGTG CGGTGTCACTGCGGAAGGTGCTGGTGTGAAGATTGAATCATCTGCTTCTGTTTCTGAAGGGGCCCCATCCTCTCCTCCTGTTGCTGACAAAAAG GCCCCAGCTGCTGCTGATGACGATGATGATATGGATCTGTTTGGTGAAGAGacagaagaggaaaaaaaggcTGCTGAAGAGCGTGCAGCGGCCACTAAAGCATccggaaagaagaaagagt CTGGAAAGTCTTCAGTACTCCTTGATGTAAAGCCTTGGGATGATGAAACAGACATGCAAAAGCTCGAGGAAGCTGTAAGGAGCGTCCAGATGGAGGGTTTGCTATGGGGAGCTT CAAAACTTGCTCCAGTTGGATATGGCATCAAAAAGTTGCAAATTATGATGACCATTGTGGATGACTTGGTTTCTGTTGATGACCTTATTGAGGAGCATCTCTTGGCTGAACCAGCAAATGAATACATTCAGAGCTGTGATATTGTGGCATTTAACAAAATCT AG
- the LOC103715367 gene encoding elongation factor 1-delta-like isoform X2 yields the protein MAVTFYNLNSDSGLKKLNDYLLTRSYITGYQASKDDLAVHAALSTAPSSEYVNVARWYNHIDALLKMCGVTAEGAGVKIESSASVSEGAPSSPPVADKKAPAAADDDDDMDLFGEETEEEKKAAEERAAATKASGKKKESGKSSVLLDVKPWDDETDMQKLEEAVRSVQMEGLLWGASKLAPVGYGIKKLQIMMTIVDDLVSVDDLIEEHLLAEPANEYIQSCDIVAFNKI from the exons ATGGCTGTAACTTTCTACAATCTCAACTCAGACTCTGGCCTCAAAAAGCTTAATGATTACCTTCTTACTCGTAGTTATATAACGGG TTACCAAGCTTCCAAGGATGACCTTGCTGTGCATGCTGCACTTTCCACAGCCCCATCATCGGAGTATGTTAATGTTGCTAGGTGGTATAACCACATCGATGCTCTTTTAAAGATGTG CGGTGTCACTGCGGAAGGTGCTGGTGTGAAGATTGAATCATCTGCTTCTGTTTCTGAAGGGGCCCCATCCTCTCCTCCTGTTGCTGACAAAAAG GCCCCAGCTGCTGCTGATGACGATGATGATATGGATCTGTTTGGTGAAGAGacagaagaggaaaaaaaggcTGCTGAAGAGCGTGCAGCGGCCACTAAAGCATccggaaagaagaaagagt CTGGAAAGTCTTCAGTACTCCTTGATGTAAAGCCTTGGGATGATGAAACAGACATGCAAAAGCTCGAGGAAGCTGTAAGGAGCGTCCAGATGGAGGGTTTGCTATGGGGAGCTT CAAAACTTGCTCCAGTTGGATATGGCATCAAAAAGTTGCAAATTATGATGACCATTGTGGATGACTTGGTTTCTGTTGATGACCTTATTGAGGAGCATCTCTTGGCTGAACCAGCAAATGAATACATTCAGAGCTGTGATATTGTGGCATTTAACAAAATCT AG
- the LOC120103795 gene encoding U-box domain-containing protein 45-like, translating into MDAAEIEENLFVARDAKLHGGMCRILSTIVCRVLEIFPLIEAARPRSKSGIQALCALHVALDRAKGLLRHCSDCSKFYLAITADSILMKFEKARCSLEESLRHVEDIVPQAIGFQIMEIVRELEGTMFLLDQSEKLAGDEVIALLQKDRRFSSRFNDSEELEVFHQAASRLGITSSRAALTERRALKNLIERARAKEDKRKEFILSYLYHLMRKYSKLFRCEVADDTDFQGSDPCSPTIPGFEEVSAPDGNGVAFERQLSKLRFFNFKKNGIISGKVPLPPEELRCPISLQLMYDPVVISSGQTYERICIEKWFCDGHSTCPKTQQQLPHLCVTPNYCVKGLIASWCEQNGVPLPDGPPEPLDVNYWRLAFSECEAMDSRSMGSIDSCKLQGVKVVPLEYGSITEAFQGIDACTLDNSSCQDGEVDELEGYKSLLAVLRESNSMGKKCRAVEQIRYLLKDDEEARIFMGANGAVELLLQFLKLAVNDGEKKSQEVGAMALFNLAVNNNRNKSMLLSGGVLPLLEQMISNSETREAATALCLNLSCLDEAKPFIGSSQAVRFLVQLLQAEDTESSSCKHDSLDTLYNLSSHPPNIPLLLSSGIVDGLHSLLTACGSPEAEKALAVFINLATSQAGKREIMSTPGLIGGLAAILDIGEPTEQEHAVSCILILCNGDERCSHMVLQEGVIPSLVSLSVSGTARGKEKAQKLLKLFREQRQREPSPVRQQQLVERSAGKGGVMESKPSCKSRSKRLGRTLSSIWKNKGFSVYQC; encoded by the exons ATGGATGCTGCTGAGATTGAAGAGAATCTATTTGTCGCCCGCGATGCGAAG TTGCATGGAGGAATGTGTAGAATACTTTCAACAATTGTTTGTAGAGTGCTGGAGATCTTTCCGTTAATTGAAGCAGCAAGACCCAGAAGCAAGTCTGGAATACAGGCACTTTGTGCGTTGCATGTGGCCCTTGACAGAGCTAAAGGCCTTCTGCGACATTGCTCGGATTGCAGCAAGTTTTACTTG GCTATAACTGCAGATTCCATCCTTATGAAGTTTGAGAAGGCAAGATGCTCTCTTGAAGAAAGTCTTAGGCATGTTGAAGACATAGTCCCACAAGCTATTGGTTTTCAG ATTATGGAGATTGTTCGTGAGCTGGAAGGAACTATGTTTCTATTGGATCAGTCAGAGAAGCTGGCTGGTGATGAAGTGATTGCTTTGCTTCAGAAAGACAGACGATTTAGTAGTAGATTCAATGATAGTGAAGAACTTGAGGTCTTCCACCAAGCTGCTTCTAGGCTGGGCATTACATCTTCGAGAGCAGCACTCACTGAGAGAAGAGCTCTCAAGAATCTGATTGAAAGGGCTCGTGCAAAGGAAGACAAACGGAAGGAATTCATTTTATCTTACTTATATCATCTCATGAGGAAATACTCAAAGCTTTTCAGATGTGAGGTTGCAGATGATACCGACTTTCAAGGTTCAGATCCTTGTTCCCCTACAATACCAGGCTTTGAAGAGGTCTCTGCCCCTGATGGAAATGGTGTTGCCTTTGAGAGACAGCTATCAAAACTTCGCTTTtttaatttcaagaaaaatgGGATAATATCAGGAAAAGTGCCACTTCCTCCTGAAGAACTCAGATGCCCTATCTCCTTGCAACTCATGTATGACCCGGTCGTTATTTCATCAGGGCAGACCTATGAACGTATTTGCATTGAGAAATGGTTTTGTGATGGGCATAGTACATGCCCCAAAACTCAGCAACAGCTCCCCCATCTCTGTGTAACTCCAAATTATTGTGTTAAAGGACTCATAGCAAGTTGGTGTGAACAAAATGGTGTTCCTCTGCCTGATGGTCCCCCAGAACCCCTTGATGTCAACTATTGGAGGCTGGCTTTCTCAGAATGCGAGGCCATGGATTCCAGATCCATGGGGAGTATTGACTCTTGCAAGCTTCAGGGTGTCAAGGTGGTCCCATTGGAATATGGTAGTATCACAGAGGCATTCCAGGGGATTGATGCTTGTACTTTAGACAACAGTTCCTGTCAGGATGGTGAAGTGGATGAGCTTGAAGGATACAAGAGTTTGCTAGCTGTGCTGCGTGAAAGCAACAGTATGGGAAAAAAATGCAGAGCAGTGGAGCAGATAAGGTATCTGCTGAAGGATGATGAGGAAGCAAGGATCTTTATGGGTGCAAATGGTGCTGTTGAGCTACTCCTTCAGTTTTTAAAGTTGGCTGTCAATGATGGAGAGAAGAAGTCTCAAGAGGTTGGAGCCATGGCTCTTTTCAACCTTGCAGTTAACAATAACAG GAACAAGAGTATGCTGTTATCTGGTGGGGTGTTGCCTCTACTGGAGCAAATGATCTCAAATTCAGAGACACGAGAAGCAGCCACTGCCCTCTGCCTTAATCTTTCCTGTCTCGACGAGGCCAAGCCCTTCATTGGCTCAAGCCAGGCAGTCCGGTTCCTGGTACAGCTCCTACAAGCTGAAGATACTGAAAGCAGTTCCTGCAAGCATGATTCCCTTGACACCCTTTACAACCTCTCCTCCCACCCACCCAACATTCCTCTCCTCCTATCATCTGGTATTGTTGATGGGCTTCACTCTCTTCTCACAGCCTGTGGGAGCCCTGAAGCGGAGAAGGCCCTTGCTGTCTTCATAAACTTGGCAACAAGCCAAGcaggaaaaagagaaataatGTCGACCCCTGGCCTAATTGGCGGGCTCGCAGCCATCTTGGATATCGGTGAGCCAACAGAGCAAGAGCATGCTGTTTCATGCATTCTTATACTGTGCAATGGTGATGAGAGATGTAGCCATATGGTGTTGCAAGAAGGGGTAATACCATCCTTAGTTTCCTTATCAGTGAGTGGGACAGCAAGAGGGAAGGAGAAGGCACAGAAGCTGCTAAAGCTTTTCCGGGAGCAGCGGCAGAGAGAGCCTTCACCTGTGAGGCAGCAGCAGCTGGTGGAGCGTTCTGCTGGCAAAGGGGGGGTTATGGAGTCGAAACCATCGTGTAAATCAAGATCGAAAAGGCTTGGGCGGACCCTGAGTTCCATATGGAAGAACAAGGGGTTTTCAGTGTATCAATGTTAG